A portion of the Bacillus sp. es.034 genome contains these proteins:
- the hflK gene encoding FtsH protease activity modulator HflK, protein MSLKRVYTVAGMVLAAIILIVVLLTSWYTVDESEQALVLTFGDAGEPVVEPGLHFKMPWPVQSVEVLSKETFSLQFGYEEKDGKIKDFPKETKMITGDEYIVLADLVVQWKITDPEAYLFNSDKPKEILYDATSSSLRSIIGSSLIDDALTSGKAEIEADVRDLLTELIDDYDIGISILAVKLQDVELPNAEVRSAFTAVTDARETMNTKINEAKKYRNQRTNEAKGEKDAIMSRAKGDKIARVEQARGDVAVFDKLYNEYKSNPEITRKRLVLETLENVLPDAEIYIMKDSGETLKYFPIRQMENQNPPVKQEGSDENE, encoded by the coding sequence ATGAGCTTGAAGCGTGTTTACACTGTAGCAGGAATGGTGCTCGCAGCCATTATTCTAATTGTTGTCCTACTGACATCCTGGTATACCGTTGACGAATCAGAACAGGCACTGGTGTTGACGTTCGGGGATGCAGGCGAACCGGTTGTGGAACCTGGACTGCATTTCAAGATGCCGTGGCCGGTGCAGTCAGTGGAAGTGCTGTCGAAAGAAACCTTCAGTCTTCAATTTGGATATGAAGAAAAAGACGGGAAAATCAAGGACTTTCCTAAAGAGACAAAAATGATCACGGGGGATGAGTACATTGTGCTTGCCGATCTTGTGGTTCAATGGAAAATCACGGATCCTGAAGCCTATTTATTCAATTCGGATAAACCGAAAGAAATTCTGTACGATGCAACTTCTTCTTCACTAAGAAGCATTATCGGAAGCTCATTGATCGATGATGCCTTAACGTCCGGGAAAGCCGAAATCGAGGCAGATGTAAGGGATTTATTGACGGAGTTGATCGATGATTATGATATTGGGATATCGATTCTTGCGGTGAAGTTGCAGGATGTTGAGCTGCCGAATGCAGAGGTCCGCTCGGCATTTACGGCGGTAACGGATGCAAGGGAAACGATGAATACGAAAATCAATGAAGCCAAGAAATATCGAAACCAGCGAACCAACGAAGCCAAAGGGGAAAAAGATGCCATCATGTCCCGGGCCAAAGGGGATAAAATCGCACGTGTGGAGCAGGCACGTGGAGATGTAGCGGTATTTGACAAATTATACAATGAGTATAAATCGAATCCTGAAATTACAAGAAAGCGTCTCGTGCTGGAAACATTGGAAAATGTCCTGCCCGATGCAGAAATTTATATCATGAAGGATAGTGGAGAAACCCTGAAATACTTCCCTATCCGTCAAATGGAGAATCAGAATCCTCCGGTGAAGCAGGAAGGAAGTGATGAGAATGAGTGA
- a CDS encoding protease modulator HflC, with the protein MSDQNVFDINTKKKEPIEWKSYTKLGIFFVILIAVILLLFTSLFIVKEGEYKVVRQFGEVVRIDKEPGMKYKIPFIQSVTTLPKHQMTYDVTEAEINTKDKKRMLIDNYAVWRIEDPLKMIKNARTVINAETKMEEFIYSVVRSELGRLEYDEIINDEKSSRGSLNDKVTDKVNELLQRDNYGIVVQDVRMKRTDLPEANENSVYTRMISERDSKAQEYLSMGDAEKQRVTAETDREVKELLAKAGADANVIRAEGEAEAAQIYNKSFTKDPSFYDLYKTLETYKKTVDDKTVIILPSDSPYARLLMGYTE; encoded by the coding sequence ATGAGTGATCAAAACGTATTTGATATCAATACAAAGAAGAAAGAACCGATCGAGTGGAAGAGTTATACGAAATTAGGAATCTTTTTCGTGATCCTCATCGCTGTCATTCTTCTCCTCTTCACAAGTCTCTTCATTGTCAAAGAAGGAGAATATAAAGTCGTCCGTCAATTTGGAGAAGTGGTACGGATCGATAAGGAACCGGGTATGAAATATAAGATCCCGTTCATCCAATCCGTCACGACCTTACCGAAGCACCAAATGACCTATGACGTGACTGAAGCAGAGATCAATACCAAAGATAAAAAGCGGATGCTCATCGACAATTATGCCGTGTGGCGCATTGAAGATCCTCTTAAGATGATCAAGAATGCCAGAACGGTGATCAATGCCGAGACGAAGATGGAAGAATTCATCTATTCCGTTGTCCGTTCAGAGCTCGGTCGATTGGAATATGATGAAATCATCAATGATGAGAAGTCATCAAGGGGAAGCTTAAACGATAAAGTGACAGATAAGGTGAATGAGCTGTTGCAGCGGGATAATTATGGTATCGTCGTTCAGGATGTCCGCATGAAGCGTACAGATCTGCCTGAAGCGAATGAAAACTCCGTCTATACCCGTATGATCTCGGAACGGGACTCCAAAGCACAGGAATACCTGTCCATGGGGGATGCCGAGAAACAAAGGGTGACGGCTGAAACCGATCGTGAAGTGAAAGAGCTCCTTGCTAAAGCAGGGGCAGACGCCAATGTGATCCGGGCAGAAGGGGAAGCCGAAGCCGCACAAATTTACAACAAATCCTTCACGAAGGATCCGAGCTTCTATGACCTTTATAAAACCCTCGAAACGTATAAGAAGACCGTGGATGACAAAACCGTCATCATCTTACCATCCGATTCGCCGTATGCGAGGCTGTTGATGGGGTACACGGAATAA
- the mutM gene encoding DNA-formamidopyrimidine glycosylase has translation MPELPEVETVRRTLELLVSGKKIKDVSVFWPKMIKNPPETDEFIHSLRGQEIHEMRRRGKFLIFSCDDVALVSHLRMEGKYNLADHRDPVEKHTHVIFHFTDGTELRYRDVRKFGTMHLFKKGEELLHLPLLQLGPEPFLSEFTPDYLAEKLGRTERIVKATLLDQTVLVGLGNIYVDEALFRAGIHPDRKSKSLSREEIERLHSEIIHTLTEAVEMGGSTIRSYVNSQGQMGMFQQNLYVYSRKEEPCRNCGTAIEKKVSAGRGTHYCPRCQR, from the coding sequence ATGCCAGAGCTGCCTGAAGTAGAAACGGTCAGAAGGACGTTGGAGCTCCTTGTATCGGGGAAGAAAATAAAGGATGTCAGTGTCTTTTGGCCAAAAATGATCAAGAATCCACCTGAAACGGATGAATTCATCCATAGCTTGAGAGGTCAGGAAATTCATGAGATGAGAAGGAGAGGGAAGTTCTTGATCTTCTCTTGTGATGATGTTGCCCTCGTTTCTCATTTGAGAATGGAAGGAAAGTATAATCTGGCTGATCATCGGGATCCCGTTGAAAAACACACTCATGTCATCTTCCACTTCACGGATGGAACGGAACTCAGATACCGTGATGTCCGGAAGTTTGGGACGATGCATCTCTTTAAGAAGGGGGAAGAACTACTCCACCTTCCCCTCCTTCAGTTGGGACCGGAGCCGTTTCTGTCAGAGTTTACACCAGACTATCTGGCTGAAAAGCTCGGCAGGACGGAGAGAATCGTGAAGGCCACCTTATTGGATCAAACGGTGCTTGTAGGCCTTGGGAATATTTATGTGGATGAAGCCCTATTCCGTGCAGGCATTCATCCCGACCGGAAATCAAAGTCCCTGTCACGGGAAGAAATCGAGCGGCTCCACAGTGAAATCATCCACACGTTGACGGAAGCGGTGGAAATGGGTGGCAGCACGATCCGGTCTTACGTGAATTCCCAGGGACAGATGGGGATGTTCCAACAGAACCTGTATGTTTACAGCAGGAAAGAAGAGCCGTGCCGGAACTGCGGTACAGCCATCGAGAAGAAAGTATCGGCGGGGAGAGGGACCCATTACTGCCCCCGCTGTCAGCGGTAA
- a CDS encoding glyceraldehyde-3-phosphate dehydrogenase, which yields MKAKIAINGFGRIGRMVFRKAILEENLEVVAINASYPAETLAHLIKYDTNHGTFQADVVVEDHALIVNGKRVLLLSNRDPKALPWDELNIDIVIEATGKFNSKDKASLHLEAGAKKVILTAPGKNEDVTIVMGVNESALNIEEHSVISNASCTTNCLAPVAKVLDEQFGIENGLMTTVHAYTNDQKNIDNPHKDLRRARACGQSIIPTTTGAAKALSLVLPQLNGKLHGMALRVPTPNVSLVDLVVDVKRDVTVDEINEAFVTASLGSLHGVLEYTTEPLVSIDFNTNPHSAIIDGLSTMVMGNRKVKVLAWYDNEWGYSCRVVDLVKFVATKMNAKQEVNV from the coding sequence ATGAAGGCGAAAATTGCAATCAATGGTTTTGGACGTATTGGAAGAATGGTTTTCAGAAAAGCAATATTAGAGGAAAACTTAGAGGTTGTAGCCATTAACGCAAGCTACCCGGCTGAAACGTTAGCACATTTAATAAAGTATGACACAAATCATGGTACATTCCAGGCAGATGTAGTGGTGGAAGATCATGCACTCATCGTCAACGGGAAACGTGTCCTACTATTAAGCAATCGTGATCCTAAAGCATTACCTTGGGATGAACTGAACATCGATATCGTCATCGAAGCGACGGGGAAATTCAATTCAAAGGATAAAGCGAGCCTTCACTTAGAAGCAGGAGCGAAAAAAGTCATCCTGACGGCCCCTGGTAAAAATGAAGACGTTACCATTGTGATGGGTGTAAATGAAAGCGCATTAAATATAGAAGAACACAGCGTCATCTCCAATGCTTCCTGCACAACAAACTGTCTGGCTCCTGTAGCGAAAGTGCTGGATGAGCAGTTCGGAATTGAAAACGGTCTCATGACGACCGTGCACGCTTACACGAATGATCAGAAGAATATCGATAATCCACATAAAGATCTGAGAAGAGCGAGAGCATGCGGCCAATCGATCATCCCGACGACAACGGGTGCTGCAAAAGCATTATCATTAGTGCTTCCTCAACTAAACGGGAAGCTACATGGCATGGCGCTGCGTGTACCGACTCCAAACGTTTCATTAGTGGACCTGGTCGTGGATGTGAAAAGGGACGTAACCGTTGATGAAATCAACGAAGCATTCGTCACGGCATCCCTTGGTTCCCTGCACGGAGTCCTTGAATATACAACAGAACCACTGGTCTCAATTGATTTTAATACAAACCCACATTCTGCCATCATCGACGGCCTGTCCACAATGGTCATGGGCAACCGCAAAGTGAAAGTCCTTGCCTGGTACGACAACGAATGGGGCTACTCATGCCGCGTCGTCGACCTGGTCAAATTCGTCGCCACCAAAATGAACGCCAAACAAGAAGTCAACGTTTGA
- the speD gene encoding adenosylmethionine decarboxylase translates to METMGRHVISELWGCDFEKLNDVVGIEKTFVDAALKSGAEVREVAFHKFAPQGVSGVVIISESHLTIHSFPEHGYASIDVYTCGDLDPNIAAEYIADALGADTRETIELPRGMGPVQVKKSQAQAL, encoded by the coding sequence ATGGAAACAATGGGTCGTCATGTAATCTCAGAATTATGGGGTTGCGATTTTGAAAAATTAAACGATGTAGTAGGAATTGAGAAAACATTCGTAGATGCTGCGCTTAAATCAGGTGCAGAAGTGCGTGAGGTAGCTTTCCATAAATTTGCTCCTCAAGGTGTGAGTGGAGTTGTGATCATTTCAGAATCACACTTAACGATCCACAGTTTTCCTGAACATGGTTATGCCAGTATTGATGTATATACTTGCGGTGATTTAGATCCAAATATCGCAGCTGAATATATTGCAGATGCTCTTGGTGCTGACACACGCGAAACAATTGAATTACCGCGTGGAATGGGTCCTGTACAAGTGAAGAAGTCCCAGGCTCAAGCCCTTTAA
- the pnpS gene encoding two-component system histidine kinase PnpS, with protein MTKFRTKLLFALITLIIAVLIGLGLLLGQIFKNFYLDTFNSRIQKETRLLASSIEENGAPKEIDPEMIKGLSDILDVRITVLDKSGDVVHDTDTADSLVGPQQKKIVKEIQKNWDVKQKHKKLVTSGNEFRYYWYPLKNANGEMMGLLIMSAEVDALERGTQQIWFVLSISLGLALVLIIILGSRITVRYTKPIESATNVAMELAKGNYRARTYEDRLDETSMLSTSINILARNLQEMVNAQEMQQDRLTTLIENMGSALLLIDHRGFVVLTNRTFREFFNLEESQLKKVRYHEVIHYSEVNKLVEEIFMTEERLRKQILLPYKLDRKHYEVYGAPIIGNNDEWKGIVVVFHDITELKKLEQMRKDFVANVSHELKTPITSIKGFSETLLDGAMNDPDTLKSFLDIILKESDRLQSLIQDLLELSKIEKQGFQLFVEEVEVAGLIEDVIPILKEKAKPKDISLQADFESRGTAEVDSYRLKQVFINLISNAIAYTPRGGNVSVKVQDDQDKVYVKVKDNGMGISQEELPRIFERFYRVDKARSRNSGGTGLGLAIVKHIIEAHEGDIEVESELEKGTTFTVTLNKSSSSISHGGNQGKL; from the coding sequence ATGACCAAATTTAGAACAAAGCTCCTATTTGCTCTCATTACGTTGATCATCGCTGTCTTAATAGGGCTTGGTCTGCTTTTAGGCCAGATTTTCAAGAACTTCTATTTAGATACGTTCAACTCCAGGATTCAAAAGGAGACCAGATTACTGGCAAGCTCTATTGAGGAGAACGGGGCACCGAAAGAAATCGATCCTGAAATGATCAAAGGGTTGAGCGACATATTGGATGTCCGGATCACCGTGCTCGATAAATCCGGGGATGTGGTCCACGATACGGATACAGCAGATTCACTGGTTGGTCCGCAGCAGAAGAAAATCGTAAAAGAAATCCAGAAAAACTGGGATGTGAAACAGAAGCATAAAAAACTCGTCACTTCTGGAAATGAATTTCGGTATTACTGGTATCCATTAAAAAATGCCAACGGTGAAATGATGGGACTTCTCATTATGAGCGCAGAGGTTGATGCCCTGGAAAGAGGGACTCAGCAAATTTGGTTTGTACTGTCCATTTCATTAGGACTTGCCCTGGTCCTCATCATCATTCTTGGCTCAAGGATTACGGTGAGGTACACAAAGCCCATCGAATCAGCAACCAATGTGGCCATGGAACTTGCCAAGGGTAATTACCGTGCCAGGACCTACGAGGATCGGCTGGATGAAACGAGTATGCTCAGCACCTCCATCAATATTCTGGCTCGAAACCTTCAGGAAATGGTAAATGCCCAGGAAATGCAGCAAGACCGCTTAACAACATTGATTGAAAATATGGGGAGTGCTCTCCTATTGATTGATCACCGGGGTTTTGTCGTCTTAACGAACAGGACGTTCAGGGAATTCTTTAACCTGGAGGAAAGCCAACTGAAGAAAGTACGGTACCATGAGGTGATTCACTATTCTGAAGTGAATAAGCTTGTGGAGGAAATCTTTATGACGGAGGAGCGGTTGCGAAAGCAGATTCTCCTTCCGTACAAGCTTGATCGAAAGCACTATGAAGTGTACGGAGCCCCCATTATCGGCAACAATGACGAATGGAAAGGGATCGTTGTCGTATTCCATGACATCACCGAGCTTAAAAAGCTTGAACAGATGCGCAAAGATTTTGTGGCGAATGTGTCTCACGAATTGAAAACGCCGATCACCTCGATCAAAGGATTCTCAGAAACACTATTGGACGGGGCAATGAACGATCCCGATACGTTAAAATCCTTTTTAGACATCATTCTAAAGGAAAGTGACCGGCTGCAGTCCCTCATTCAGGATCTGCTGGAGTTGTCTAAAATTGAGAAGCAGGGATTCCAGCTATTCGTCGAGGAAGTGGAAGTGGCAGGGCTGATAGAAGATGTAATCCCGATTTTAAAAGAAAAAGCAAAGCCGAAGGACATTTCCCTTCAAGCCGATTTCGAATCAAGGGGAACGGCAGAAGTGGATTCCTACCGGTTAAAACAGGTGTTCATCAACCTGATCAGCAATGCGATCGCTTATACTCCAAGAGGCGGAAATGTCTCGGTCAAGGTGCAGGACGATCAGGATAAGGTGTATGTAAAAGTGAAGGATAACGGGATGGGGATCAGCCAGGAAGAGCTCCCCCGTATTTTTGAACGATTTTACCGGGTGGATAAAGCGAGAAGCCGGAATTCAGGCGGCACCGGTTTGGGCTTGGCGATTGTCAAGCACATCATTGAAGCCCATGAAGGTGATATTGAAGTGGAAAGTGAACTTGAAAAAGGAACGACTTTCACTGTCACATTGAATAAGAGCTCTTCATCCATCTCTCATGGTGGAAATCAAGGGAAACTTTAG
- a CDS encoding response regulator transcription factor, whose product MSKKILVVDDEQSIATLLKYNLEQSGYSVTTAHDGAEGRDLAIEQSPDLIVLDLMLPSMDGIEVCKELRQRKINIPILMLTAKDDEFDKVLGLELGADDYMTKPFSPREVVARVKAILRRSQAIRETEPAAEEPTDYKEVGELKVYPEQYEAYFQGELLELTPKEFELLLYLTDNKGRVLTRDQLLSAVWNYDFAGDTRIVDVHISHLREKIESNTKKPTYIKTIRGLGYKLEEPKNR is encoded by the coding sequence ATGAGCAAAAAAATCTTGGTAGTCGATGATGAACAATCCATTGCAACACTCTTAAAGTACAATCTGGAGCAATCCGGTTATTCAGTGACAACAGCACATGACGGCGCGGAGGGGAGGGATCTTGCGATTGAACAGTCCCCGGATTTGATCGTCCTTGACCTGATGCTTCCGTCTATGGATGGAATCGAGGTATGCAAAGAATTGCGGCAGCGAAAGATCAATATCCCGATTCTGATGTTAACGGCGAAGGATGATGAATTCGATAAAGTCCTCGGTTTGGAGCTTGGTGCGGATGACTATATGACAAAACCATTCAGCCCCCGTGAAGTGGTGGCGAGGGTGAAGGCGATCTTAAGGCGAAGCCAGGCCATCCGGGAAACGGAACCGGCAGCCGAGGAACCGACCGATTATAAGGAAGTCGGTGAACTAAAGGTATATCCTGAACAATATGAGGCGTATTTCCAAGGAGAATTACTTGAACTGACACCGAAGGAATTCGAGCTTTTATTATATTTGACGGATAACAAAGGGCGAGTCCTTACGCGGGATCAGCTGCTGAGTGCGGTATGGAACTACGACTTTGCAGGAGATACGAGAATCGTGGATGTGCATATCAGCCATCTCCGTGAAAAAATCGAGTCCAATACGAAAAAACCAACCTATATCAAAACGATCCGTGGTCTCGGGTATAAATTGGAGGAGCCTAAAAATCGATGA
- the polA gene encoding DNA polymerase I, with protein sequence MSKKLVLIDGNSIAYRAFFALPLLNNDKGVHTNAVYGFTTMLQKILEDEKPSHILVAFDAGKTTFRHKTFTEYKGGRQKTPPELSEQFPYIRELLDAYGIKRYEKENYEADDIIGTLSLQAESDGFEVKVYSGDKDLTQLSSKDTTVCITRKGITDIEVYTPQHIKEKWEITPDRIIDMKGLMGDSSDNIPGVPGVGEKTAIKLLKEFDSLEKLLESIDKVSGKKLKEKLEENKDQAIISKELATILREAPIEVTVEELNYDGWDEVKLKEVYRDLGFNSLLEKMGESPQEEPQELDDISFEVVETITDEHLASESSLYIEMLEENYHLGEVIGMSLHNENGTIFFTLETALNSEAFKKWAEDGSKSKNVYNSKETVVALKRQGIDIKGIGFDLLLASYIINPSESSEDFASIAKGHGQPSIESDEAVYGKGAKQKVPSTDALSEHLARKAFILQDLKETCIKELEENDLYELYMELELPLALILAEMEFTGVKVDQDRLMTMKEELALRLDELEKNIHELAGESFNINSPKQLGVILFEKLGLPVVKKTKTGYSTSADVLEKLQSKHEIIDHILHYRQLGKLQSTYLEGLLKVVHKDSSKIHTRFNQALTQTGRLSSTDPNLQNIPIRLEEGRKIRQAFIPSEKGWVMFAADYSQIELRVLAHIAGDEKLVEAFRNDMDIHTKTAMDVFGVEKSEVTSNMRRHAKAVNFGIVYGISDYGLSQSLDITRKEAGEFIKKYLESFPGVKEYMDDIVQDAKQKGYVTTLMNRRRYLPEITSRNFNLRSFAERTAMNTPIQGSAADIIKKAMIDMAARLKEEKLQTRMLLQVHDELIFEAPEDEIETLKKIVPEVMENAMELEVPLKVDYSYGQTWYDAK encoded by the coding sequence ATGTCCAAAAAATTAGTCCTGATTGACGGTAACAGTATTGCTTACCGTGCATTCTTTGCCCTTCCACTATTGAATAACGACAAGGGTGTACATACAAACGCGGTATACGGCTTTACCACCATGCTGCAGAAGATACTGGAAGATGAAAAACCGTCTCATATCCTGGTGGCCTTTGATGCGGGAAAAACGACGTTCCGTCATAAGACATTCACGGAATACAAAGGCGGCAGGCAGAAGACCCCGCCTGAGTTGTCCGAGCAATTCCCTTATATCCGGGAGCTTCTGGATGCTTATGGGATCAAACGGTATGAAAAAGAAAACTATGAAGCGGATGATATTATCGGAACCCTCTCCCTGCAGGCAGAATCCGACGGGTTCGAAGTGAAAGTATACTCAGGGGATAAGGATTTAACCCAGTTAAGCTCCAAAGATACGACGGTGTGCATCACAAGAAAAGGAATCACGGATATCGAGGTGTATACACCCCAGCACATCAAAGAAAAATGGGAGATCACCCCTGACCGGATCATCGATATGAAAGGCTTGATGGGGGACAGCTCCGATAATATCCCTGGTGTACCCGGTGTCGGTGAGAAAACGGCGATCAAGCTCCTGAAGGAATTCGATTCCCTTGAAAAGCTGCTGGAGTCCATCGACAAAGTGAGCGGAAAGAAATTGAAAGAGAAGCTTGAAGAAAATAAGGACCAGGCGATCATAAGTAAAGAACTGGCCACGATCCTCAGAGAAGCTCCCATCGAAGTCACGGTAGAAGAACTGAATTATGATGGCTGGGATGAAGTGAAACTGAAGGAAGTGTACCGGGATCTTGGATTCAACTCCCTCCTTGAGAAAATGGGTGAGTCCCCTCAAGAGGAGCCCCAGGAGCTGGATGATATCTCCTTTGAAGTGGTGGAAACCATTACAGACGAACATCTGGCAAGTGAGAGCTCCCTATACATCGAAATGCTTGAAGAGAATTATCATCTTGGTGAAGTGATCGGCATGAGTCTTCATAACGAAAATGGGACGATTTTCTTTACCCTTGAAACGGCACTGAATTCAGAAGCCTTTAAAAAGTGGGCGGAAGATGGATCGAAGTCGAAGAACGTCTACAACTCGAAAGAGACCGTCGTTGCCCTGAAGCGACAAGGAATCGACATCAAAGGAATCGGTTTCGATCTATTGCTCGCGTCTTATATCATCAATCCATCTGAATCGAGTGAAGACTTCGCCTCCATCGCAAAAGGGCATGGTCAGCCATCCATCGAGTCGGATGAAGCGGTTTATGGAAAAGGGGCCAAGCAGAAGGTCCCTTCCACGGACGCATTATCCGAACATCTGGCAAGAAAGGCCTTCATCCTTCAAGACTTGAAGGAAACATGCATAAAAGAACTCGAAGAAAATGATCTTTATGAATTATACATGGAGCTGGAATTGCCTCTTGCCCTTATCCTGGCTGAGATGGAATTCACCGGTGTGAAGGTGGATCAGGATCGTTTGATGACCATGAAGGAAGAGCTTGCCCTCCGACTGGACGAACTGGAAAAGAACATTCATGAACTGGCAGGGGAGAGTTTCAACATCAATTCTCCGAAGCAGCTCGGCGTGATCCTTTTTGAAAAACTGGGTCTGCCGGTTGTGAAGAAAACGAAGACTGGTTACTCCACTTCCGCAGACGTATTGGAAAAACTGCAGTCCAAGCATGAAATCATTGATCATATCCTTCACTACCGTCAGTTAGGAAAGCTGCAGTCCACTTATCTAGAAGGGTTATTGAAGGTGGTTCATAAAGATTCGAGCAAGATCCATACTCGGTTCAACCAGGCCCTTACCCAAACCGGCCGCCTGAGCTCAACGGATCCGAACCTTCAAAACATCCCGATCCGCCTGGAAGAAGGCCGAAAGATCCGTCAGGCTTTCATTCCTTCTGAAAAAGGATGGGTCATGTTCGCTGCCGATTATTCACAGATCGAACTACGGGTCCTTGCCCATATAGCGGGGGATGAGAAATTGGTGGAAGCCTTCCGTAATGATATGGACATCCATACGAAAACGGCCATGGACGTTTTCGGAGTGGAGAAGAGCGAGGTTACGTCCAATATGAGAAGGCATGCGAAAGCCGTTAACTTCGGGATCGTCTATGGAATCAGTGACTACGGACTGTCACAAAGTCTTGATATCACACGAAAAGAAGCAGGGGAGTTCATTAAGAAGTACTTAGAAAGCTTCCCCGGCGTGAAAGAATATATGGATGATATCGTACAGGATGCGAAACAAAAGGGGTATGTGACGACCCTGATGAATCGACGCCGTTACCTTCCTGAAATCACGAGCCGTAATTTCAATTTACGGAGCTTTGCAGAACGTACAGCGATGAACACACCGATTCAGGGAAGTGCAGCAGATATCATTAAGAAAGCCATGATTGATATGGCGGCCCGTTTGAAGGAAGAGAAACTTCAAACACGGATGCTCTTACAGGTGCATGATGAATTGATCTTCGAAGCTCCCGAGGATGAAATCGAAACATTGAAGAAAATTGTTCCTGAAGTGATGGAGAACGCGATGGAGCTCGAAGTTCCATTAAAGGTTGATTACTCTTACGGACAAACATGGTACGACGCGAAGTAG
- the coaE gene encoding dephospho-CoA kinase (Dephospho-CoA kinase (CoaE) performs the final step in coenzyme A biosynthesis.): MARIIGLTGGIASGKSTISTMLHEKGYTIIDADLAARMVVEVGQPAYLAIVEEFGEGILHKNDSTINREKLGGIIFNSEEKRKVLNSIVHPAVRSMMLQHKDEAIASGKNTIFMDIPLLFESDLTWMVERTLLVYVNEETQLSRLMERNHLNRQDAEARIASQFPLKDKVNLADAVIDNNGTLSETKQQLESLLTEWDLQP; the protein is encoded by the coding sequence ATGGCACGTATTATAGGATTAACAGGCGGAATTGCAAGTGGTAAAAGTACAATCTCAACCATGCTACATGAAAAAGGATATACTATAATCGACGCAGACCTCGCAGCCCGTATGGTAGTCGAGGTGGGGCAGCCTGCATATCTGGCGATTGTCGAAGAATTTGGTGAAGGTATCCTCCACAAAAACGATTCGACCATCAATCGCGAAAAACTCGGTGGAATCATCTTTAACTCAGAAGAAAAAAGGAAAGTGCTGAACAGCATCGTGCACCCTGCCGTCAGAAGCATGATGCTCCAGCATAAAGACGAAGCCATCGCGTCCGGCAAAAACACCATCTTCATGGATATACCCTTGCTATTCGAAAGCGACCTCACGTGGATGGTGGAGCGTACACTACTCGTTTACGTAAACGAAGAAACCCAGCTGTCACGCTTAATGGAACGCAATCACTTAAACCGTCAAGACGCAGAAGCGAGGATCGCATCCCAATTCCCACTCAAAGACAAAGTCAACCTCGCCGACGCAGTCATCGACAACAACGGAACACTGAGCGAAACCAAACAGCAGCTTGAATCCCTATTAACAGAATGGGACCTACAACCATAA
- the ytaF gene encoding sporulation membrane protein YtaF, producing the protein MSETISLLLLAFAVSLDSFSTGLTYGLRKVKIPTKSISIISICSASSLLLAMLLGQTIGSIITPVWAGRIGGLILVVIGAAVLYQFFRPEKETVLSHEKTLINFEIKSIGLVIQILRRPLTADFDKSGTITGIEAFMLGIALSLDAFGAGIGAALLHFSPLLLSLAIFAMSFAFLFSGLKMGEFFSHLRWIHRVSFLPGVLLILIGILRF; encoded by the coding sequence ATGAGTGAAACAATCTCCTTATTACTGCTGGCGTTCGCTGTAAGTCTCGATAGTTTTAGCACCGGTTTAACTTATGGATTACGAAAAGTGAAAATCCCTACAAAATCAATCAGCATCATATCGATCTGTTCAGCGAGCTCTTTATTGCTGGCGATGTTACTCGGTCAAACCATCGGGTCCATCATCACCCCGGTCTGGGCAGGACGAATCGGCGGACTGATCCTTGTCGTGATCGGCGCAGCTGTTCTCTACCAGTTCTTCAGACCGGAAAAAGAAACGGTACTGTCACATGAAAAAACATTGATCAATTTTGAAATCAAATCCATAGGTTTAGTGATTCAAATATTAAGAAGGCCGCTCACGGCGGACTTTGATAAATCGGGTACGATTACCGGAATCGAGGCATTCATGCTTGGAATCGCCTTGTCACTGGATGCCTTCGGTGCTGGAATCGGTGCCGCGTTATTACATTTCTCGCCACTACTACTATCCCTGGCGATTTTTGCGATGAGCTTCGCGTTCTTATTTTCCGGATTAAAGATGGGGGAATTCTTCTCTCACCTGCGCTGGATTCACCGCGTTTCATTTCTTCCGGGCGTTCTGCTCATCCTGATCGGGATCCTGAGGTTCTAG